In Bacillota bacterium, a single genomic region encodes these proteins:
- the glyS gene encoding glycine--tRNA ligase subunit beta: MQSLLVEIGCEELPSRVVQDALRQMLEMMQAALDEARLGSLKARGFATPRRLAAIFDGVLERQAEREVLVRGPARRIGLDAQGRPTQAALGFARGQGVSPESLVVRSTPEGEYLFAVKREPARAAQEILPEIVSGVVRRISFPKSMRWGPGELRFARPIRWLVVLFGTQVVPVEIDGLKAGRESRGHRLSHPGPVTIPNPEDYESIMLAAGVVADVVRRRQMVVDEIEAAAARNAGRVLASPELIDEITNLVEYPVALVGRFDAGYLELPREVLTTTMAVHQRYLAMADDAGSLMPAFVVVANGAHIDEAVVREGNERVLEARLADARFFYDEDRKRPLEARVEDLKGVVFHERLGSMYDKVQRVVELTRFLANRVGLGAPEAGWAQRAALLSKADLTTHMVFEFPELQGIMGREYAKASGEPEGVAVAIAEQYQPRGAAAELPATPAGALLSLADRLDTVVGFFGIGLMPTGSEDPFGLRRHALAIVRITLGRGWHWYLEEAIAQAAQNYGGRLGRPASEVVSDVREFIRQRLRGILSEAGLDADVVEAALSVDVDDLSGAAHRARELNRARRAPFFEDAMVAFQRAYNLARGRLGDGSVDPDLLQEEAERVLVEALDRVVPLARAAAASGDLVGAVRELAQLRPAVDRFFEEVLVMTEDEKVRANRLQILSRVVGAFGEFANFAALTAKAAART, translated from the coding sequence ATGCAGAGCCTGCTGGTTGAAATCGGCTGCGAAGAGCTTCCCAGCCGGGTCGTCCAGGACGCGCTGCGGCAGATGCTCGAGATGATGCAAGCCGCGCTGGACGAGGCGCGCCTCGGAAGCCTCAAAGCGCGCGGCTTTGCCACCCCGCGGCGTCTTGCAGCCATCTTCGACGGGGTTCTCGAGCGCCAGGCCGAACGGGAAGTGCTCGTGCGGGGGCCGGCGCGGCGCATCGGGCTTGACGCGCAGGGCCGTCCTACGCAGGCGGCGCTGGGCTTCGCGCGGGGCCAGGGGGTCTCTCCGGAGTCGCTGGTGGTGCGGTCCACACCAGAAGGGGAATACCTCTTTGCCGTCAAGCGGGAGCCGGCCCGGGCGGCCCAGGAGATCCTGCCCGAGATCGTCTCCGGCGTCGTCCGGCGGATCTCGTTCCCCAAGAGCATGCGCTGGGGCCCGGGTGAGTTGCGCTTTGCCCGCCCCATCCGCTGGCTCGTGGTGCTGTTCGGCACGCAGGTGGTCCCGGTGGAGATCGACGGGCTGAAGGCGGGCCGGGAAAGCCGGGGCCACCGGCTTTCGCACCCGGGCCCGGTCACCATCCCGAACCCGGAGGATTACGAATCGATCATGCTGGCGGCCGGTGTCGTGGCCGATGTGGTGCGCCGGCGCCAGATGGTGGTGGACGAGATCGAGGCGGCCGCCGCCCGTAACGCCGGGCGGGTCCTGGCTTCGCCCGAACTGATCGACGAGATCACGAACCTGGTGGAGTACCCGGTTGCGCTGGTGGGTCGGTTCGACGCCGGCTACCTTGAACTGCCGCGCGAGGTTTTGACGACCACGATGGCGGTCCACCAGCGTTACCTCGCCATGGCCGATGACGCCGGGAGCCTGATGCCCGCCTTCGTGGTGGTGGCGAACGGCGCCCATATCGACGAAGCCGTGGTTCGGGAGGGCAACGAGAGGGTGCTCGAGGCGCGCCTGGCCGACGCGCGGTTCTTCTACGACGAGGACCGCAAGCGGCCTCTCGAAGCGCGGGTGGAGGACCTGAAAGGGGTCGTCTTCCACGAGCGGCTGGGATCCATGTACGACAAGGTTCAGCGGGTAGTCGAACTCACCCGGTTCCTCGCGAACCGGGTGGGGCTGGGCGCGCCGGAGGCGGGGTGGGCCCAGCGGGCCGCGCTGCTCTCCAAGGCTGACCTGACGACCCACATGGTATTCGAGTTTCCGGAACTCCAGGGCATCATGGGCCGCGAGTACGCAAAGGCTTCAGGGGAACCGGAGGGCGTGGCGGTCGCGATCGCCGAGCAGTACCAGCCCCGCGGTGCCGCCGCCGAACTCCCGGCGACGCCTGCCGGGGCCCTCCTGAGCCTTGCCGACCGGCTCGACACGGTCGTCGGCTTCTTCGGAATCGGCCTGATGCCGACCGGTTCGGAGGATCCGTTCGGGCTTCGCCGGCACGCTCTCGCCATCGTGCGCATCACGCTGGGCCGGGGATGGCACTGGTACCTGGAGGAGGCGATCGCTCAGGCCGCCCAAAACTACGGCGGCCGGCTGGGACGCCCGGCGTCTGAAGTCGTATCGGACGTGCGGGAGTTTATCCGCCAGCGCCTGCGCGGCATCCTGAGTGAGGCCGGGCTGGATGCAGACGTGGTGGAGGCCGCTCTGAGCGTCGACGTCGACGACCTGTCCGGCGCGGCGCACCGGGCGCGGGAACTGAACCGGGCTCGCCGGGCTCCCTTTTTCGAGGACGCCATGGTGGCGTTCCAGCGTGCGTACAACCTGGCCCGGGGGCGGCTCGGAGACGGGAGCGTGGACCCGGACCTGCTGCAGGAAGAGGCGGAGCGGGTGCTGGTGGAGGCGCTGGACCGGGTGGTTCCCCTGGCCCGCGCGGCGGCTGCGTCGGGGGACCTGGTGGGGGCCGTCAGGGAGCTTGCCCAGCTTCGCCCGGCCGTGGACCGGTTCTTCGAAGAGGTTCTGGTCATGACGGAGGACGAGAAGGTGCGCGCGAACCGCCTGCAGATCCTGTCGCGGGTCGTGGGTGCCTTCGGTGAGTTCGCGAACTTCGCCGCGCTCACCGCCAAAGCGGCGGCGCGGACGTGA
- a CDS encoding DUF4342 domain-containing protein gives MEDELRKIDLIRERTELGYQQARDLLDEAGGDVVSALILWERRGGRPAHRPMPGADVTERIRELVRQGNRTSMRVYRGDQTYLQVPVTVGLLGAILAPYLAAAGVAACLVTGCRVSFERAEPSASPRNAADGRVAEEAAGSGV, from the coding sequence TTGGAGGACGAGCTGCGCAAGATCGACCTGATCCGGGAACGGACCGAGCTCGGTTACCAGCAGGCCCGAGACCTGCTGGATGAGGCCGGGGGCGATGTCGTCTCGGCCCTGATCCTGTGGGAACGGCGCGGAGGCCGCCCGGCTCACCGGCCGATGCCAGGCGCCGACGTGACCGAGCGCATCCGGGAGTTGGTGCGCCAGGGCAACCGGACCTCGATGCGGGTCTACAGGGGCGACCAGACCTACCTGCAAGTGCCCGTTACGGTTGGCTTGCTGGGGGCCATCCTGGCACCCTACCTGGCGGCTGCCGGGGTGGCGGCGTGCCTGGTGACCGGATGCCGGGTGAGCTTCGAGCGGGCGGAGCCGAGCGCCTCGCCGAGGAATGCGGCCGACGGGCGGGTCGCGGAGGAGGCGGCCGGTTCGGGCGTTTGA
- the glyQ gene encoding glycine--tRNA ligase subunit alpha, translated as MNYQELIFRLERFWADQRCIVLQPYDMEVGAGTMHPATFLRALGPEPWRAAYVQPSRRPTDGRYGENPNRLQRYYQYQVILKPAPDDVLETYVESLRAIGIEPERHDIRFVEDDWEAPTLGAWGLGWEVWVDGMEVTQFTYFQQVGGFELPVISAEITYGLERLGLYIQKKSSVFDLEWVDGITWGDVYRQNEVEQSHYNFEESNPSTLRSLFDTYENQAQHLVSSGLVLPAYEHVLKCSHTFNLLDARGAISVAERTAYIGRVRQLARRCAEIYLAQREAMGFPLLARRRTAAKATISQHAEPAG; from the coding sequence GTGAACTACCAGGAGCTTATCTTCCGCCTGGAGCGATTCTGGGCCGACCAGCGCTGCATCGTCCTCCAGCCTTACGACATGGAGGTCGGTGCCGGCACCATGCACCCGGCGACATTCTTGCGGGCGCTGGGGCCTGAGCCGTGGCGGGCGGCATACGTCCAGCCGTCCCGCCGGCCCACCGATGGGCGGTATGGTGAGAATCCTAACCGTTTGCAGCGCTATTACCAGTACCAGGTGATCCTGAAGCCCGCTCCGGACGACGTCCTGGAAACTTACGTGGAAAGCCTGCGCGCCATCGGCATCGAACCCGAGCGGCACGACATCCGCTTCGTAGAAGACGACTGGGAGGCACCCACCCTGGGCGCCTGGGGCCTCGGCTGGGAGGTCTGGGTCGACGGCATGGAGGTGACCCAGTTCACGTACTTCCAGCAGGTGGGAGGGTTTGAGCTTCCGGTTATCTCCGCGGAGATTACGTACGGGCTGGAGCGCCTCGGCCTGTACATTCAAAAGAAGTCCTCCGTCTTCGATCTTGAATGGGTGGACGGCATAACGTGGGGGGACGTTTACCGGCAAAACGAGGTCGAGCAATCCCACTACAACTTTGAGGAGAGCAACCCGTCCACCTTGCGTTCGCTGTTCGACACCTACGAGAATCAAGCGCAGCACCTGGTGAGCAGCGGACTGGTGCTCCCTGCCTACGAGCACGTGTTGAAGTGCTCCCATACGTTCAACTTGCTCGATGCCCGGGGCGCCATCAGCGTGGCGGAACGCACTGCCTACATCGGCCGGGTGCGGCAGCTTGCCAGAAGGTGCGCCGAGATCTACCTGGCACAGCGTGAGGCGATGGGCTTCCCGCTGCTGGCCAGGCGGCGCACGGCGGCGAAAGCGACGATTTCCCAACATGCAGAGCCTGCTGGTTGA
- a CDS encoding DUF2905 domain-containing protein, with amino-acid sequence MAGFGRLLVITGLAIALIGVVLEVVARGWLPGLGRLPGDIYFQRGNFRFYFPLTTSILLSLVLTLILGLMRR; translated from the coding sequence CTGGCGGGGTTCGGGCGGCTGCTCGTGATAACGGGGCTGGCCATTGCCCTCATCGGGGTGGTGCTGGAGGTGGTGGCGCGGGGGTGGCTGCCGGGCCTCGGGCGACTGCCCGGCGACATCTACTTTCAGCGAGGCAACTTCCGCTTCTATTTCCCGCTGACCACCTCGATCCTCCTGAGCCTGGTTCTCACCCTGATCCTCGGGCTCATGCGGCGCTAG
- the recO gene encoding DNA repair protein RecO translates to MSLYRAEALVLRVRDLGEADRILTLYTRSEGKLQAVARGSRRPRSRLLGATQPFCHARYLLMSGRELDSIQQAELLSHGLRALREDLRRMAAASVTAELVDLLVETREPSEALFSALLNTWSQLASAPEAALHQVLSWFEVHLMDLMGYAPVLDGCAGCGRELQAAETVRFSAREGGSLCAACAVRRDPRAPLLKPEARAALHHLREHGTEACLRLKSSREAALQIRRALYDFIEFRLPAPSKAWHFWNSLDGPPPVPGAGPGDTEGSVNGLGGRAAQDRPDPGTDRARLPAGPRPAG, encoded by the coding sequence GTGAGCCTGTACCGGGCAGAAGCCCTGGTGCTGCGGGTTCGTGACCTGGGCGAGGCCGACCGCATCCTGACGCTTTACACCCGCAGCGAGGGCAAACTGCAGGCGGTGGCCCGGGGGAGCCGCCGGCCCCGAAGCCGGCTCCTGGGCGCGACACAGCCCTTCTGCCACGCGCGGTACCTCTTGATGTCCGGGCGGGAGCTTGACAGCATCCAGCAGGCGGAACTGCTCAGTCATGGCCTGAGGGCGCTGCGGGAAGACTTACGGCGGATGGCGGCGGCAAGCGTTACGGCAGAACTGGTAGACCTGCTGGTCGAGACCCGGGAACCGTCGGAGGCGCTGTTTTCGGCCCTGCTCAATACCTGGTCCCAGCTCGCGTCTGCCCCGGAGGCGGCGCTGCATCAGGTGTTGAGCTGGTTCGAGGTACACCTGATGGACCTGATGGGGTACGCACCGGTCCTGGATGGCTGTGCCGGGTGCGGGCGGGAGTTGCAGGCCGCCGAGACGGTGCGGTTTTCCGCGCGGGAGGGGGGAAGCCTCTGCGCTGCCTGTGCGGTGCGGCGCGACCCGAGGGCGCCTCTCCTCAAGCCCGAGGCTCGCGCCGCCCTGCACCACCTGCGAGAACACGGGACTGAGGCCTGTCTGCGGCTGAAAAGTTCACGGGAGGCCGCCCTGCAGATCCGCCGGGCGTTGTATGATTTCATCGAGTTCCGCCTGCCGGCGCCGTCCAAGGCGTGGCACTTCTGGAACAGCCTGGACGGCCCTCCCCCGGTACCGGGCGCCGGGCCGGGGGACACGGAGGGGAGCGTGAACGGTCTTGGAGGACGAGCTGCGCAAGATCGACCTGATCCGGGAACGGACCGAGCTCGGTTACCAGCAGGCCCGAGACCTGCTGGATGA